From the Lampris incognitus isolate fLamInc1 chromosome 10, fLamInc1.hap2, whole genome shotgun sequence genome, one window contains:
- the tspan4b gene encoding tetraspanin-4 → MSVSRRCLCCVKYLMFVFNLIFWLGGCGLFGVGVWLSFTQAEFSSLPLSFPSLSAANLLLVAGGVTMVTGFLGCLGALKEQRCLLMTFFVILLFLVLTEVTLVLVIHIFHKKLDSKAQGELKEGMKVYTTDDGLRKSWDNVQKMFKCCGVTDKTDWYDVLNGTLPSSCCSVGTNHCAEGWSEPCYQKARQWLLDNIPSVLVFGVCIGIVQILALVFSLLMYCQIRRAEKYLD, encoded by the exons ATGTCGGTGTCTCGGAGGTGTCTGTGCTGCGTCAAATATCTGATGTTTGTCTTTAACCTCATCTTCTGG CTGGGAGGGTGTGGTTTGTTTGGCGTGGGGGTGTGGCTGTCCTTCACGCAAGCGGAGTTTTCCTCCCTGCCGCTGTCCTTTCCATCCCTCTCCGCCGCCAATCTGCTACTAGTCGCCGGGGGCGTTACCATGGTGACCGGTTTCCTGGGTTGCCTCGGTGCCCTGAAGGAGCAGCGCTGCCTACTCATGACG TTCTTTGTCATCCTCTTGTTCCTGGTCCTCACAGAAGTGACTCTTGTGTTGGTCATACACATCTTTCACAAAAAG CTGGACTCCAAAGCGCAAGGCGAGTTAAAGGAGGGGATGAAAGTTTACACTACCGATGATGGTCTGAGAAAATCCTGGGACAATGTCCAGAAAATG TTCAAGTGCTGCGGCGTGACTGACAAGACAGACTGGTATGATGTGTTGAATGGAACGCTCCCCTCATCCTGCTGCTCTGTCGGGACAAACCATTGCGCTGAAGGATGGAGCGAG CCATGTTACCAGAAGGCCAGGCAATGGCTTCTAGACAATATCCCATCGGTCCTGGTGTTTGGAGTCTGTATCGGCATTGTGCAG ATCCTGGCCCTGGTTTTCTCCCTGCTAATGTACTGTCAAATCCGCCGTGCTGAGAAGTACTTGGACTGA
- the si:ch73-248e21.5 gene encoding uncharacterized protein si:ch73-248e21.5 has product MFHLLFCLPHLLANPGFSLTTKVPLNTAEVVNSPVVKLGASTKPPPSTPFDAQGALAAGLMVPTGMDAQSQHLSGQTGRGVHDSRATSVQMSTVRAQVNKTSRIRGEAVGRGLSHVSTYADTSKVSDSNKTFTTSVYPDAPGLIINKTNNTVTLADKSPKCKEEDSRRSPSALSSSRLICFITLLLLGVTASLFLGLTICLWVRLSVRQEQDRQRSMAQRKSTPGRDPKDLWVAHMSSMEESVEFWYASGSDIGQHATTHNNTAGKGSEREGQGRGEKESRTVKGMEGESLWIQPKVTVKDINDFWYSNGRLTPEEFTQQT; this is encoded by the coding sequence ATGTTCCACCTGCTATTCTGCCTTCCACACCTCCTTGCCAATCCGGGTTTTAGCTTGACCACAAAGGTGCCCCTGAACACGGCAGAAGTCGTAAATTCTCCTGTCGTGAAGCTCGGTGCCAGCACCAAACCCCCACCGTCCACCCCTTTCGATGCACAAGGGGCACTTGCGGCGGGTTTGATGGTGCCCACCGGCATGGATGCCCAATCACAACATCTCAGCGGACAAACAGGAAGAGGTGTTCATGACAGCCGAGCCACCTCAGTTCAGATGTCCACTGTCAGAGCACAGGTGAACAAAACAAGCCGGATACGAGGCGAGGCGGTGGGCCGGGGCCTCAGCCATGTAAGCACATACGCAGACACATCCAAGGTGTCTGATAGCAACAAGACATTCACCACATCCGTCTACCCTGATGCACCCGGGCTGATCATCAACAAGACAAACAATACGGTGACTCTCGCTGATAAAAGCCCAAAATGCAAGGAGGAAGACAGTCGGAGGTCTCCGTCTGCCCTGTCCTCCTCCAGACTGATTTGCTTCATCACGTTGTTGCTCCTAGGAGTCACGGCTTCTCTTTTCCTGGGGCTGACCATCTGTCTGTGGGTGCGTCTGTCAGTCCGGCAGGAGCAGGACAGACAGAGGAGCATGGCACAGAGAAAGTCTACGCCAGGAAGAGACCCGAAGGACCTTTGGGTGGCCCACATGTCCTCCATGGAGGAGAGCGTGGAATTCTGGTATGCCAGCGGCTCGGACATAGGGCAACACGCcacgacacacaacaacacagccgggaaggggagcgagagagaggggcaagggaggggagagaaagagagcaggacGGTCAAAGGGATGGAGGGTGAGAGCCTGTGGATTCAGCCCAAAGTGACTGTCAAAGACATAAACGATTTCTGGTACTCAAATGGGAGACTGACACCAGAGGAGTTCACTCAGCAAACGTGA